The Magnolia sinica isolate HGM2019 chromosome 9, MsV1, whole genome shotgun sequence sequence ctaaacctaaacctaaatcttaaccttaacctaaactaaaacctatgacctaaaaccttaacctataacctataacctaaacttatgacctataacctaaccttaacctaaacctaaaacctaaaccttaacctaaaacctaaaacttcaacctaaacctaaaacctaaatgtattctcaaatccctaaacctaaacctacacctaatcctaatctcaactccataacctaaacctaaacctaaacttgaaaacccaaacctaaacccaatcccaaaccctaacccgatttcctaaacctaaacctaaaccttaacctattctcaattccctaaacctatagcttataacctaaacctaaacctaaacttagaacctataacctataacctaaacttaaacctaaacctaaacctaaaacctaaatgtattctcaaatccctaaacctaaacctacgcctaatcctaatctcaactccctaacctaaacctaaacctaaacttgaaaacccaaacctaaacccgatcccgaacccgatttcctaaacctattctcaattccctaaacctatagcttataacctaaacctaaacctaaaccttaacctaaacctaaacctataaccttaacttaaaccaatacctatgacctaaaaccttaacctataacctaaaacctaaacttataacctataacctaaccttaacctaaacctaaaacctaaaccttaacctataacctaaaacctaaacttaaacctaaacctaaaatctaaatgtattatcaactccctaaacctaaacctaaacctacacctaatcctaatctcaactccctaatttaaacctaaacctaaacttgaaaacccaaacctaaacccgatcccgaacccgaacccgattttctaaacctaaaccttaacctattatcaattccctaaaccttaacctataacctaacctaaacctataacctacacttgtaacctaaacctataacctaaacctaagcctaaaacctaaaactaaacctaaaacctaaatctattctcaaatccttatacctaaacctacacctaatcctaatctcaactccctaatcccgaacccaatttcctaaacctaaaccttaacctattctcaattccctaaagttataacctatatactttaacctataacctaacctaaatcttaacctaaacctataacctaaacctaaaccttaacctaaacctaaaccaaaacctataacctaaaccttaacatataacctataacctaaacctaaaacttaaacctaaacctataacctataacctataacctaaaacctaaatgtattctcaaatccctaaacctagatctacacttaatcaactccctaacctaaacctgaaaaccgaaacctaaactcgatcccgaacccgaacccaaacccgattgctgtaataatgtagcccaatcacatggcaacaaacaaaaatgtatcccttttaacacatgcccctttttacaaagctttaatttttgttgttgtttctattaacttaaattgaaacacttttttgcattatttgtttgcattagttttattttaatgatcagttttattttaaaaaagtgtgcccacttttttggaagaaaaaaaaagtgaatgaagtttctgcaattcttcatgattttgaattataatgttttgttggttgaatatttttttattagatgaaagacaaagaaaattgttgctgatttcctttatttatttattatgttaaacttaaatgtatttatgcgtggatgaatgtaatatggataagattgtttgtgtttcgatggatgtagtttatttttggatggatttacgtagtttgggtttagatggatgtgaatgtgaatatgatgaaatatattatataacaggtgtatatcaggaagaatacgatgttgtaacaggtgtatatcaggaagaatacaatattgtaacaggtgtatattgtttgtgtttggatggatgtagtttttgtttggatgaatgtagtttatgtttggatggatttacgtagtttgggtttagatggatgtgaatgtgaatatgatgaaatatattatataacaggtgtatatcatgaagaattgcaacaggtgtaataggtgtatatttaAATATGAGACGGTCGAAGACCGTCCTTTTCaaggtcataagagacggttcatagcagtcctttttaaggacagtctatgaccgtccttttcaggctcataagagacggtccatgaccgtccttttcagGTTCacaagagacggttcatagcagtcctttcgaaggacggtccatgaccgtcgtTTAATGGTTCATCAGAGACTGCCTATAACGGTCTTTTTTACtaacggtcatggaccatccttttcACGGACGGTCTAGGACCGTCCTTTTAAGCTTCATGAGAGACGTCTAATGTCTACCTTTAGAGACGctccatgaccgtccttctttaGAGATGGTTCACAACCGTCCTtctttagagacggtttatggccgtcctttaagtaatacgactcCCCAAAATTTGAAGGCCCTTGTgacggtccaagaccgtcctttatggtcttttgagacggttttcgaccgtccttttttactgttttggcgtagtgggaGTTTTCTCCTTAACATCGTTTGCCTCTCGAAGAATATCTACAATAAGCATTACTTCGCCATCCGACTCCAAGAAACCAAGGTTAAGGTTCATAACCTTTTCGATAGAGGAGTTGGCTTTGGTCTCAATCAAATAGAAGGAAGAAGCTCTCATGATGTTAGCAAAATGTGGCAACGTGATGTACAAACTTTTCTTTCCTCAGAGGAAGATGACATTGTGTGGATGAAGAAAGAAGTAGATTTGATAGTCAGATGGTTGGTGGAGGAAGAACAACAACGCACGATGATTTCAATGATGGGTATGGGTGGGGCGGGCAAGACCGTTCTTGTCACTAAAGCCTACAAGAACAAACTAGTAAAGAAGCACTTCGACTGCTCCGCATGTGCTTCAGTCTCACAGACTCTTAGAATCGATGAAGTACTGCGAAGCATCATAAAACAATTCCTTGAGGCTACAAAGGAAGTTGTTCCAAATGACCTAGCCACCAGTGATGTCGGGGACTTAAGGCAGCTGGTTAAAAGACATCTCAAATCGAAAAAGTGTCTGATTGTCTTGGATgatatctggagtatgaattattgGAATGAACTAAGTGTCATATTTCCAGACTATAGATGCGGAAGCAGGTTAGTAGTTACAACAAGAGACAGAGATGTGGCTTTTGCAGCGGGAGAGGGAAGCCGTGTCTGCCAGCTTCAGCCTCTACATCCAAAAGAGGCATTGGATCTCTTTTGTAAGAAGGCATTTCAGAACAAACCCTGCCCTTCAGAACTGGAGCCATTGGCTCTATCTATAGTAAAAAAATGTCAAGGTCTGCCTCTTGCAATTATTGCAATGGGCAGCCTCTTGTCATTGAGAGATGCGAACATGTTGGAATGGAACTGAGTCTATAATAACCTAAGTTGGCAGTTGAATAACAATGAAACGCTTGAACCAATAAAGCGCATCTTGTTGCTTAGCTTTTACTATCTACCTTACTACCTTAAGCATTGTTTCTTGTATTGTTGTATGTTTCTGGAGGATTATTTAATTCACCGTAAGAAGTTGATAAGGTTATGGGTGGCAGAGGGTTTCGTAGAAGATGCAAGGTAAAGTTCCAATGGAAGAGGTGGCAGAGGACTACCTAAAGGAACTCGTCCATCGTAACACACTTCAAGTTGTCAAGATGAATCGCTCTGGAAGGGTGAGTGCTTGTCGAATGCATGATATAGTACGAGAATTGGCCTTATCCTTATGTGACGAAGAAAAGTTCTGCATCACATTCGATGGGCAGCATACAAG is a genomic window containing:
- the LOC131254963 gene encoding disease resistance protein RPM1-like, producing the protein MWQRDVQTFLSSEEDDIVWMKKEVDLIVRWLVEEEQQRTMISMMGMGGAGKTVLVTKAYKNKLVKKHFDCSACASVSQTLRIDEVLRSIIKQFLEATKEVVPNDLATSDVGDLRQLVKRHLKSKKCLIVLDDIWSMNYWNELSVIFPDYRCGSRLVVTTRDRDVAFAAGEGSRVCQLQPLHPKEALDLFCKKAFQNKPCPSELEPLALSIVKKCQGLPLAIIAMGSLLSLRDANMLEWN